In a genomic window of Macaca nemestrina isolate mMacNem1 chromosome 18, mMacNem.hap1, whole genome shotgun sequence:
- the LOC105467778 gene encoding cytosolic Fe-S cluster assembly factor NUBP1 isoform X2 produces MKSVSRLGAVAHACNSNTLEGPAIEEIKEKMKTVKHKILVLSGKGGVGKSTFSAHLAHGLAEDENTQIALLDIDICGPSIPKIMGLEGEQVHQSGSGWSPVYVEDNLGVMSVGFLLSSPDDAVIWRGPKKNGMIKQFLRDVDWGEVDYLIVDTPPGTSDEHLSVVQYLAAARIDGAVIITTPQEVSLQDVRKEINFCRKVKLPIIGVVENMSGFICPKCKKESQIFPPTTGGAELMCQDLEVPLLGRVPLDPLIGKNCDKGQSFFIDAPDSPATLAYRSIIQRIQEFCDLRQSEEENLINS; encoded by the exons ATGAAAAGTGTCTccaggctaggcgcggtggctcacgcctgtaattccaacactttggaaggcccag CTATAGaggaaatcaaagagaaaatgaagaccgTAAAACACAAAATCTTGGTATTGTCTGGGAAAGGCGGTGTTGGGAAAAGCACATTCAGCGCCCATCTTGCCCATGGCCTAGCAGAGGATGAAAACACACAG ATTGCTCTTCTAGACATCGATATATGTGGGCCATCGATTCCCAAGATAATGGGATTGGAAGGAGAACAG GTTCACCAgagtggctcaggctggtctccagtg TACGTGGAAGACAACCTGGGGGTGATGTCAGTGGGCTTCCTGCTCAGCAGTCCTGATGATGCTGTTATCTGGAGGGGACCCAAGAAAAACG GCATGATCAAGCAGTTCCTCCGAGATGTGGACTGGGGAGAGGTCGACTACCTCATCGTGGACACCCCACCCGGGACGTCGGACGAACACCTCTCGGTCGTCCAGTACCTGGCCGCCGCACGCATCGACGGAGCGGTGATCATCACCACTCCCCAG GAGGTGTCACTCCAGGATGTCCGGAAAGAAATCAACTTCTGCCGCAAGGTGAAGCTGCCCATCATCGGGGTGGTGGAGAACATGAGTGGCTTCATCTGTCCTAAATGCAAG AAAGAATCTCAGATATTCCCTCCCACGACCGGGGGTGCGGAGCTCATGTGCCAGGACCTGGAGGTACCTCTCCTCGGCAGAGTGCCCCTGGATCCACTCATAG gTAAGAATTGTGACAAAGGCCAGTCCTTCTTCATTGATGCCCCAGATTCCCCAGCCACGTTAGCCTACAGAAGTATAATTCAGA GAATCCAAGAGTTTTGTGATCTCCGTCAGTCAGAAGAAGAGAACCTCATCAATTCCTGA
- the LOC105467778 gene encoding cytosolic Fe-S cluster assembly factor NUBP1 isoform X1: MEEVPHDCPGADSAQAGRGASCQGCPNQRLCASGAGATPDPAIEEIKEKMKTVKHKILVLSGKGGVGKSTFSAHLAHGLAEDENTQIALLDIDICGPSIPKIMGLEGEQVHQSGSGWSPVYVEDNLGVMSVGFLLSSPDDAVIWRGPKKNGMIKQFLRDVDWGEVDYLIVDTPPGTSDEHLSVVQYLAAARIDGAVIITTPQEVSLQDVRKEINFCRKVKLPIIGVVENMSGFICPKCKKESQIFPPTTGGAELMCQDLEVPLLGRVPLDPLIGKNCDKGQSFFIDAPDSPATLAYRSIIQRIQEFCDLRQSEEENLINS, translated from the exons ATGGAGGAGGTGCCTCACG ACTGTCCAGGGGCCGACAGCGCCCAGGCGGGCAGAGGGGCTTCATGTCAGGGATGCCCCAACCAGCGGCTGTGCGCTTCTGGAGCGGGGGCCACTCCAGACCCGG CTATAGaggaaatcaaagagaaaatgaagaccgTAAAACACAAAATCTTGGTATTGTCTGGGAAAGGCGGTGTTGGGAAAAGCACATTCAGCGCCCATCTTGCCCATGGCCTAGCAGAGGATGAAAACACACAG ATTGCTCTTCTAGACATCGATATATGTGGGCCATCGATTCCCAAGATAATGGGATTGGAAGGAGAACAG GTTCACCAgagtggctcaggctggtctccagtg TACGTGGAAGACAACCTGGGGGTGATGTCAGTGGGCTTCCTGCTCAGCAGTCCTGATGATGCTGTTATCTGGAGGGGACCCAAGAAAAACG GCATGATCAAGCAGTTCCTCCGAGATGTGGACTGGGGAGAGGTCGACTACCTCATCGTGGACACCCCACCCGGGACGTCGGACGAACACCTCTCGGTCGTCCAGTACCTGGCCGCCGCACGCATCGACGGAGCGGTGATCATCACCACTCCCCAG GAGGTGTCACTCCAGGATGTCCGGAAAGAAATCAACTTCTGCCGCAAGGTGAAGCTGCCCATCATCGGGGTGGTGGAGAACATGAGTGGCTTCATCTGTCCTAAATGCAAG AAAGAATCTCAGATATTCCCTCCCACGACCGGGGGTGCGGAGCTCATGTGCCAGGACCTGGAGGTACCTCTCCTCGGCAGAGTGCCCCTGGATCCACTCATAG gTAAGAATTGTGACAAAGGCCAGTCCTTCTTCATTGATGCCCCAGATTCCCCAGCCACGTTAGCCTACAGAAGTATAATTCAGA GAATCCAAGAGTTTTGTGATCTCCGTCAGTCAGAAGAAGAGAACCTCATCAATTCCTGA
- the LOC105467778 gene encoding cytosolic Fe-S cluster assembly factor NUBP1 isoform X3, whose amino-acid sequence MKTVKHKILVLSGKGGVGKSTFSAHLAHGLAEDENTQIALLDIDICGPSIPKIMGLEGEQVHQSGSGWSPVYVEDNLGVMSVGFLLSSPDDAVIWRGPKKNGMIKQFLRDVDWGEVDYLIVDTPPGTSDEHLSVVQYLAAARIDGAVIITTPQEVSLQDVRKEINFCRKVKLPIIGVVENMSGFICPKCKKESQIFPPTTGGAELMCQDLEVPLLGRVPLDPLIGKNCDKGQSFFIDAPDSPATLAYRSIIQRIQEFCDLRQSEEENLINS is encoded by the exons atgaagaccgTAAAACACAAAATCTTGGTATTGTCTGGGAAAGGCGGTGTTGGGAAAAGCACATTCAGCGCCCATCTTGCCCATGGCCTAGCAGAGGATGAAAACACACAG ATTGCTCTTCTAGACATCGATATATGTGGGCCATCGATTCCCAAGATAATGGGATTGGAAGGAGAACAG GTTCACCAgagtggctcaggctggtctccagtg TACGTGGAAGACAACCTGGGGGTGATGTCAGTGGGCTTCCTGCTCAGCAGTCCTGATGATGCTGTTATCTGGAGGGGACCCAAGAAAAACG GCATGATCAAGCAGTTCCTCCGAGATGTGGACTGGGGAGAGGTCGACTACCTCATCGTGGACACCCCACCCGGGACGTCGGACGAACACCTCTCGGTCGTCCAGTACCTGGCCGCCGCACGCATCGACGGAGCGGTGATCATCACCACTCCCCAG GAGGTGTCACTCCAGGATGTCCGGAAAGAAATCAACTTCTGCCGCAAGGTGAAGCTGCCCATCATCGGGGTGGTGGAGAACATGAGTGGCTTCATCTGTCCTAAATGCAAG AAAGAATCTCAGATATTCCCTCCCACGACCGGGGGTGCGGAGCTCATGTGCCAGGACCTGGAGGTACCTCTCCTCGGCAGAGTGCCCCTGGATCCACTCATAG gTAAGAATTGTGACAAAGGCCAGTCCTTCTTCATTGATGCCCCAGATTCCCCAGCCACGTTAGCCTACAGAAGTATAATTCAGA GAATCCAAGAGTTTTGTGATCTCCGTCAGTCAGAAGAAGAGAACCTCATCAATTCCTGA